CGGAAGCTTTTTATTTACAGGTTATTTAGTACTTTTGATCATTTCCATCTTAGATTTTTTAGTGGTAAATTTTATAATTATCCCCCTTGAAGAGAAAGAATTAACAAAACGAATAGGCGTAAAATATATTCAATATAAAAAAAATGTTAGATGGAAATTAATTCCATTTATTATTTAACTTTTTTAGCTTCACTATTGTGATCTCCGGCCTTGAAGCAATCCTTATCCTTGGTCCCCATGTACCAATACCTCGAGAAACATAAATTTTATATTTGCTATCAATATCATATAATCCTGAATGGAGTGGATAGAAAAGCTTTGTAATAATGCTAAAAGGCAATATCTGTCCTTTATGAGTATGACCAGAAAGTTGTAAATCTACTAAACTCCCTTCTACTTTTCTTGGTCTATGTTTCAACAAAATAGTGAATTTATCATCTGAACCTGTCATTTTTAGCTTTTTTATATCTTCAATTTTACCACTATAATGAGTTACATATACTTCATCTGGTAGACCAATTAGTTTAAGTTCACCAACATCCACTGATTTGTTATCAATTAATGTAACTCCCATCTCCTCAAAAATTTTTTTTGCCTTTTCATATCCTAAATAAAATTCATGATTCCCTGAAACAGCAAATTTACCTAAAAAAGGATTTATATTTCTCCATAAACTTGCATTATTATCCCAACCAGTTTCTAAAATATCTCCCCCTAAAAGTAATAAATCTATTTTTTCATCCTTTAATTTTGTGATTACTCTATTTACATATTCATCACTAACAGTATAGCCATGGTGAAGATCACTTAAAAATGCAATTTTGTAATCTTTAGAAATTTTATCTGTATATAATTCGATATTTTCAATCTTTATATCATTTGCTTCATAATATCCATAAAAGCATAAAAGTAACGCCACAACTGCAGAAAATTTTAAATTTTTTTTGGGTTTACTTTTTCTCTTAAAAATCAAAATTAAAAATCTAAGGCAGATTGA
The DNA window shown above is from candidate division WOR-3 bacterium and carries:
- a CDS encoding metallophosphoesterase, with protein sequence MAMLLFIATFLVIYGAINFYCFRLIDKSLELSKFKRFVLLIFFSIMTISPIIIGIILRKGYSFFIKEYAWLTYNYLAFVTIIFCVSICLRFLILIFKRKSKPKKNLKFSAVVALLLCFYGYYEANDIKIENIELYTDKISKDYKIAFLSDLHHGYTVSDEYVNRVITKLKDEKIDLLLLGGDILETGWDNNASLWRNINPFLGKFAVSGNHEFYLGYEKAKKIFEEMGVTLIDNKSVDVGELKLIGLPDEVYVTHYSGKIEDIKKLKMTGSDDKFTILLKHRPRKVEGSLVDLQLSGHTHKGQILPFSIITKLFYPLHSGLYDIDSKYKIYVSRGIGTWGPRIRIASRPEITIVKLKKLNNKWN